In one window of Vulpes vulpes isolate BD-2025 chromosome 1, VulVul3, whole genome shotgun sequence DNA:
- the HTR1E gene encoding 5-hydroxytryptamine receptor 1E → MNLTNCTTEANVAVRPKTITEKMLISVTLVIITTLTMLLNLAVIMAICTTKKLHQPANYLICSLAVTDLLVAVLVMPLSIMYIVMDSWKLGYFICEVWLSVDMTCCTCSILHLCVIALDRYWAITNAIEYARKRTTKRAGLMILTVWTISIFISMPPLFWRSHRQLSPPPSQCTIQHDHVIYTIYSTLGAFYIPLTLILILYYRIYHAAKSLYQKRGSSRHLSNRSTDSQNSFASCKLTQTFCVSDFSTSDPTTEFEKINTSIRIPSFDNDLDHPGERQQISSTRERKAARILGLILGAFILSWLPFFIKELIVGLSIYTVSSEVADFLTWLGYVNSLINPLLYTSFNEDFKLAFKRLIKCREHT, encoded by the coding sequence ATGAATCTCACTAACTGTACCACAGAAGCCAATGTGGCTGTGAGACCCAAGACCATCACTGAGAAGATGCTCATTTCCGTGACTCTGGTGATCATCACCACCCTGACCATGTTGCTGAACTTGGCCGTGATCATGGCCATCTGTACCACCAAGAAGCTCCACCAGCCTGCCAACTACCTGATCTGTTCCCTGGCTGTGACAGACCTCCTGGTGGCAGTGCTCGTCATGCCCCTGAGCATCATGTACATTGTCATGGACAGCTGGAAACTAGGGTACTTCATCTGCGAGGTGTGGCTGAGTGTGGACATGACCTGCTGCACCTGCTCCATCCTCCATCTCTGTGTGATTGCCCTAGACAGGTACTGGGCCATCACCAATGCTATTGAATACGCCAGGAAGAGGACCACCAAGAGAGCTGGGCTGATGATCCTCACCGTCTGGACCATTTCCATCTTCATCTCCATGCCCCCTCTGTTCTGGAGGAGCCACCGTCAACTCAGCCCACCACCCAGTCAGTGCACCATCCAGCATGACCATGTCATCTACACCATTTACTCCACACTTGGAGCCTTTTATATCCCGTTGACTTTGATACTTATTCTGTATTACCGGATTTACCATGCAGCCAAGAGCCTGTACCAGAAAAGAGGATCAAGCCGGCACTTAAGCAACAGAAGCACAGATAGCCAAAATTCTTTTGCGAGTTGTAAGCTTACACAGACTTTCTGTGTGTCTGATTTCTCCACCTCAGACCCTACTACAGAGTTTGAAAAGATCAACACCTCGATCAGGATCCCTTCCTTCGACAATGATCTAGATCACCCAGGAGAACGTCAGCAAATCTCTAGTACCAGGGAGCGCAAGGCAGCACGCATCCTAGGACTGATCTTGGGAGCATTCATTTTGTCATGGCTGCCATTTTTCATCAAGGAGCTGATTGTAGGTCTGAGCATCTACACAGTGTCCTCTGAAGTGGCTGATTTTCTGACGTGGCTTGGCTATGTTAATTCCCTGATCAACCCTCTGCTCTACACAAGCTTTAATGAAGACTTTAAGCTAGCTTTTAAAAGGCTAATTAAGTGCCGAGAACATACTTAG